One genomic window of Cyprinus carpio isolate SPL01 chromosome B8, ASM1834038v1, whole genome shotgun sequence includes the following:
- the rflna gene encoding refilin-A, producing MVGHLHLQAMDESLKGKNREGLLDSPDSGLPPSPSPPFYSLSPGILESRSGSCSTPNELQGYCRKESREGKLLPYLLLNSQGPDAKSRMYPVVYGESIEVNPKPEKEIKFNSAVKYASDRHFRDQVFCAQVPTATSFSETVVAVQNCTWRSYKSEVHFEPRHRPLHFQSTTIVFPKHTRNTYRTTLNYNGNRNAAGRRRFVSTVRLESTEDTSPCIIYTEDL from the exons ATGGTGGGGCATTTACATTTGCAAGCTATGGATGAGAGTTTGAAAGGAAAGAACCGGGAGGGACTGCTTGATAGTCCGGATTCAGGACTCCCTCCAAGCCCCAGTCCACCCTTCTACTCTCTGTCACCGGGGATCCTCGAGTCACGCTCCGGCAGCTGCTCAACCCCAAATGAGCTGCAAGGATACTGCAGAAAGGAGAGCCGGGAAGGCAAACTG CTGCCATACTTGCTCCTGAACTCTCAAGGTCCAGATGCGAAGTCACGCATGTACCCTGTGGTCTATGGAGAGAGCATCGAGGTTAACCCCAAACCAGAAAAAGAGATCAA GTTCAACTCTGCGGTGAAGTATGCTTCAGACAGACACTTCCGTGACCAGGTGTTCTGTGCCCAGGTCCCGACCGCCACATCCTTCAGCGAGACGGTGGTGGCCGTTCAGAACTGCACGTGGCGCAGCTACAAGTCAGAGGTTCATTTCGAGCCACGGCACAGGCCGCTACACTTCCAAAGCACGACCATCGTGTTCCCCAAGCACACCCGGAATACATACCGCACCACACTGAACTACAACGGCAACAGAAACGCAGCCGGGCGCCGGCGGTTTGTGTCCACAGTCAGGCTGGAGTCCACCGAGGACACCAGTCCATGCATCATTTACACAGAAGACCTCTGA